The following are encoded together in the Chloroflexota bacterium genome:
- a CDS encoding ABC transporter ATP-binding protein — protein sequence MPNQASHLRLDHVTKRFGKVAAVERVSLDILRGSFTTLLGPSGCGKTTLLRMIAGFYEPDDGAIFLNDQRIDRLPAHKRGTAMVFQDYALWPHMTVFDNIAYGLRRRNVKENEIRERVIQTMELVEMPAPEMLQRRPSELSGGQQQRVALARALIVQPEVLLLDEPLSNLDAKVRQRLRVELRRLQKRINITTVYVTHDQEEALSLADIIVVMNQGRVVQIGAPREIYQKPASRFVAEFLGVSNVLRGRASADGKSVTVAGTTIVASLAPNANASVIFRAEDATLGAGNDNLIAFAGRVDEVLFVGATYRHYVVVGEEMILVDSPTPNPEARVTVCVPRDKIQVYAE from the coding sequence GCCCAACCAAGCATCCCATCTTCGTCTAGACCATGTCACCAAACGCTTCGGCAAGGTCGCCGCGGTCGAACGCGTGTCGCTCGACATATTGCGCGGCTCGTTTACAACGCTGTTGGGTCCGAGCGGATGCGGCAAGACCACGCTCTTGCGCATGATCGCCGGATTTTACGAGCCGGACGATGGCGCGATTTTTTTGAACGATCAACGGATTGACCGACTGCCCGCGCATAAACGCGGCACCGCGATGGTGTTTCAGGATTACGCGCTGTGGCCCCACATGACCGTGTTCGACAACATCGCGTACGGGTTGCGGCGACGCAACGTGAAAGAGAACGAAATTCGCGAACGCGTCATCCAAACGATGGAACTCGTCGAGATGCCCGCGCCGGAAATGTTGCAACGGCGCCCCAGCGAATTGTCCGGCGGTCAACAACAACGCGTCGCGCTCGCGCGCGCGCTCATCGTCCAACCCGAAGTGTTATTGCTCGACGAGCCGCTCTCGAATCTCGACGCCAAAGTGCGTCAGCGTTTGCGCGTCGAATTGCGTCGCTTGCAAAAACGCATCAACATCACGACGGTCTATGTCACGCACGATCAAGAAGAAGCGTTGAGTCTCGCGGACATCATCGTCGTGATGAACCAGGGGCGCGTCGTGCAAATCGGCGCGCCGCGCGAGATTTACCAAAAACCCGCGTCGCGTTTCGTCGCCGAGTTTCTCGGCGTGAGCAATGTTCTGCGCGGACGCGCGTCGGCGGACGGTAAATCGGTGACGGTTGCGGGCACGACCATCGTCGCATCGCTCGCGCCGAACGCGAATGCCAGCGTGATCTTTCGCGCGGAAGATGCGACGCTCGGCGCGGGCAACGACAATCTGATCGCGTTCGCCGGTCGCGTGGACGAAGTGTTGTTCGTCGGCGCGACGTACCGGCACTATGTCGTCGTCGGCGAAGAGATGATCCTCGTAGATAGTCCGACGCCCAACCCAGAGGCGCGTGTGACGGTGTGTGTGCCGCGCGACAAGATTCAGGTGTACGCCGAGTGA